The Mauremys reevesii isolate NIE-2019 linkage group 1, ASM1616193v1, whole genome shotgun sequence genome segment ctgcagtgattttctatttgcttacagatcattgatgaaaatattgaatagcatccgGCCTAGAACTGATCCCTACAGAACCCCAATACAAACAGCCACATTTACTAACAAAGGCCTATTGACTACAGCTTTCTGAGATCCATCAGTTAACCAGCCTTCAGTCCATGTTTTACATGATATTGCAGAGTGTTAATATTATTAACTCAATATTTTCCCCTACTAAATGAAATGCCTCTGAGAAATCAAGGTGTGCTGCATCTGCATTGTTCCCTTGATCAATCAATGCGTACTCTCAtaaaagaatgaaatcaggtttatttgacAAGACCTGTTTTGCATAAACTCTGTTGGTGACAGGCATTACTTGcatttctagattttttttaactaatcccataccagcttttccattgtttcttaaTCTTATAaattcttttataaaaaaaactttctctttttttttaatactttacatttaacacaggaaTTGACATAAAACTTTTCTAGGATTTCTCTTGTTGTTAACATACTTAATAACCTCCTTTTTGTGATCCAGAGCCCTGCCAAACATGGAGTTTTCCCAGATGTCTTAACGTCCCTGATCAATTTTCATAACTTCCGAACTCTATTCTTAGCTATCTATTTTCCCTTTCTCCACTTTGCTGTATATtgtttcccctctcctcccccaattgctgccttcactttcccACTGAACTGGGTTTTAcgcaaagttgatcactttgttGACTGTGGAATCATGAGTTTTCCATTATCTAATAAACTGTTATCAAAGAATCACcaattttcattcatatttttctgtctaaatttttcctcccaattTTGTTGACAATTTTCCTCAGGTTTGGGGAATTAGTCCTCTTGGAGCACTAAGTGTCTATCGATAGTACTGGTTGGGAACTGTCCATTTGAACATAAATcagtttcaatttttattttcctctcataTATGATATTCTCTCATCTTTGTCCCTTGTGTAAACTAGAGTCCCAGACTTTTCTATCTGTTTGCATATAGtagcctcccccattctcaaaGCCTGTCTTGGAAATCCCTTTTATATATGTTATATCCTTAATAGAGACTGGGTAACCAAAACTAAGCACATTCCCGAACATGTTATGCTCCATCCCATATCTTACGGATCTGAACAGTcttttgttttgtccactgctgcgAATGAGCAGGTGTTTCTGTTGAGCTGCTGTCAATGGGGCCCAGGTCTTTTCCCTGAGGTATGTTCTAGTTGGAATGTTTCTCTCAGCACGTCTTcgaaaaagtttgttttttcccACTCTCAGATTTCGAGCAACTGGATGAATGGAGAACTCACTACAGTATGGACTCACTATCCTGGCTCTCATTGCATAAAGGAACAATGATAGATAACCAGTATCCACACTTGGGTTTCCTGTTGGTCCCTCTTCAGGTTCCCTCACCACAAAGTGTAGGAACTATTAACTCAGGGAGCATCATAAAATATGGAATTAGATTGAGTAGGGTCATTGTTCATACTtattttttctgaataataaaaatgtattttttcagtgtgtgaagagcaaTCAATCTGCTTCTCCCATGGGAACAGTCTCCACTACTGCATGCAGTGTCTCATATTAATGTTCTCTCCATTCAGGCATTTCTACTGTGACCATCACCCAAGACCCTGGGAACACACACAAAGTCAGGGAAACATACAGTACATGGAGGAGACACCCTTATGCCTCAGAGTTGAACACCTTCTCCCTTACGCCATGTCAGATTCTAACAGAACCgatttcaccaacccctccaccttcatcctactTGGCATTCCTGGCCTAGAGGCAGCCTATACCTGGatctcctttcccttctgtgccatgtacgccatagccgtgttggggaacttcaccatccttttcattgtgaagagggagccgagcctccatgagcccatgttctatttcctcAGCATGCTGGCTGTCACGGACCTGGTCATGTCCACATCCACCGTAccgaaaatgctgagcatcttctggttcaattccagggagatcagtttcagcgcctgcctcacccagatgtactttgtTCACTCCTTCTCAGCGATGGAGTCCGGGATCcttgtggccatggcttttgatcgctacgtggctatctgccatcccctgagacattccaccatcctgacaaactctgttgtggccaagataggcctggccgtggtgctgcgcagTGGCATACTCACAttaccctatcccttcctggcgaggcagtggccatattgcagaaccaacatcatcccccactccTACTGTGGGCATAtggctgtggtgaagctggcTTGCGCTGACATCagcatcagtagttactatggACTGTTTGATCTTTTCTCTGAGATTGGAATGGACGTGGTTTTTATCACCGTGTCCTATACTCTGATCCTCCGGGCCATCTtccgcctccccacaaaggatgcccggctcaaaacttttgggacctgcatctctcatctttgtgccatctcagCTTTGTACATCCCAGATTTCTTCTCCTCTCTAACGCAGCGGTTTGGCCAGAATGTGCCCCGGAACTTCCTTGTTCTCATTGTCAATGTTTACCTGCTGGTGCCCCCTGTGCTACACCCCATCATttacggggtgaggaccaaacagatccggggcaggctgctccagctctttactcataaagagACTTAAATGTTTCCTccttgtgctctggctctcagattgagctctgtgcagagctggctggtgcatggtgATGAGGCCACTTCCCTGAATCTCTTACTGGATGGACAGCTGCGACCCAGTCATCTCTAAAACCAATGTGTTCTCACATCTTATGGCATGTCACTTTAGGACACTGGTTAGTGttgatattttaatatttattcttactttgttactaactctgtggagagagagGCACCATCAGGATTCCTGGGATCAATCTCAGCTCTGAGAGGGGGGTGGGGTATAGTGGGTTACAGCAGAGGGCAGATACATCTGGAGTCTAAAGAAGAcgatcagaatggccatactgggtaaaagcctcagtctttaatgaggctaatgaggagcttagggataatggtaggatgacaaatgggaatgaggatatggaggcagTTAtcaccacatccgaggtagaagccaaactcgaacagcttaatagGACTAAATTGGGGggtccagataatcttcatccaagaatattaaaggaactggcatatgaaattgcaagcccactAGCAAGAATGTCTTCTGAGagtgcccagtgccaggtgcttcagagggaatgaacacaacatgGCAATCAGCATGTGGTGCATCTCAGCAGAAGCCCTGAATCCAGACTGCTTAGCTTCAGCTAGCAGGAGTTCAAGCCTCCAGCCCAGTAGGAGCTGCCGGGGAAGGGAAGACCCCCAGATAGAACGGGAGAAGAAGCCCTGAGCTCAGGATGCCCTGAGACCAAGCTGCAGGGGGAGAGAAGCCCTACTCACTTTTGTCCTCTCCATCTTCCATACTGCTCCCACCCAGGGTTTTTCTCATTTCCCCTGTTCTAGGACGAATCTCAGGGGGTGCTTTTTTTTGTCTCCCCTCACTGACCGTTTAGGGGCTGCTCTCCTCCCTTCAGCTCTCTTTCCCTTTCTGGAGATAGAGACAGGGTGTGCATCACCATCAGTATAGACGAAGCACCGTGGGCTACAAGGTCGTAACGGGCCCCCAGTCTGAGGATTATTATAGGTCCACAACAACATCCCCCACTGTGCTGCGGGATGAGCTTCACCATGGGTCTTTACTCCACTGATTTTCACCTCTCCAAAAATCCGCAAATGGGAACAGCTGTATCCTGCATACAATGAGGCAGGTGATATAGCTGAATGCTTCAGTACCTTTGAGAGGCTTTGTGTGATTCATAAGATTCCTGATGACCGGAAGATGCCCACTTGAGTTGCAAAGTTAACTGGTAAAGCTGTGGCTATATTCAATAAAATGCCAATTGAGGATTCTTTAGATTATTGTAAATCCAAAAGAATGGTCTGGAAACAATTTCAGATTACCCCTGAAACATATAGCTGGAGACGGGGGGTCCTCACATGAGCCAGAGGGGGAGATACACTCTGTGAACcctagtgggcagagccaggacatgCTGACCCCTCCCACTGGAAGTCAGAAGGTGGAACAGGAATTATAAAGGGTGGGTCTGGGGGCTCTATTAGGCTGAAGCCACCGAAGGAGACAGATGccttctgccctctcctgagTGTGGATCCCCACTGAGCTGGCTACAGGACTGGCCAGAGCTGCTGGAGCCACCCCCTGACCAAGGCTCCACTGGGACTCGCTCTGGCCTCCTACTCAGATGAACCAGAAGAACCCCTATCAATCCAGGCGCCAGGCAGCCGA includes the following:
- the LOC120395295 gene encoding olfactory receptor 52R1-like — translated: MSDSNRTDFTNPSTFILLGIPGLEAAYTWISFPFCAMYAIAVLGNFTILFIVKREPSLHEPMFYFLSMLAVTDLVMSTSTVPKMLSIFWFNSREISFSACLTQMYFVHSFSAMESGILVAMAFDRYVAICHPLRHSTILTNSVVAKIGLAVVLRSGILTLPYPFLARQWPYCRTNIIPHSYCGHMAVVKLACADISISSYYGLFDLFSEIGMDVVFITVSYTLILRAIFRLPTKDARLKTFGTCISHLCAISALYIPDFFSSLTQRFGQNVPRNFLVLIVNVYLLVPPVLHPIIYGVRTKQIRGRLLQLFTHKET